Genomic window (Planctomycetia bacterium):
CTCAATGAATTGCAAGGGGTCTTCTATACCACCAATAGTTATCGATGGATTTAACAGGTCTATTCTTCCTGTATTTACGCAACACCTTCGCAAACGCTGAATCGTCGCCACATTTATCCAGATCGCACTGCAGAGTATGTTGAGGGCCGAAACATCTCAGCTCGGAACAACTAAAGCAGACCAACGCCTGATACACCTCACCTTCCACTCGCCATTCAATGCAATAATCAGGATGAAACCCACCACAAGCTTTGGCTGCAATAGTTACGCTACCATCCGGATTACTGGCTCTCCCGCCCATGCTGATATATGCGCCATCAGAATTGAGCGACTTGCCATCGCAAAATAACTCTTTCAGTTTGATCCCATCTTCGACACTCAAAGGAAGCAAGTCGGCATAGAAGGGAAAGCCATGTAGCGTGACTGTTTTCTTGTTCTTAAGTTCCGAGGCAAGGTGTGCCTGTTCGAAAAACTGATGAGGTAAACCTTCATAGAGTTTGACCTCTTTAGCCAACTTGATTCTCTGTGCCAACAGTGCATGATTGTTGAAATCGATTGAGGCCTCGGTGCGGGAATCAGTATGAACAAAATGGTAAATCAGAATTACCAGCAGTATCAGGGCTACGAGATATGCAATCTGTGCCGCTCGACGCGCAATACTTACTTTGGCAGGGATCGTATTAGTCTCCATCTCGCCTCTCCACCCAGTCAATCAAATCGTACACTATTCAGTTCATAGCAGCAATGATCAAGCACGTTCTGAGGCTCAATATGCCCTTCGCTAAAGTCGAAACCTCAATCAACTTCGCCGCTCAGGAAAACGAGATCCTGGCCTTTTGGGACAAGATGCGGGCGTTTGAGAAGTTGCAAGAACTTAGGGCCAATGGGCCTCGCTGGTCGTTTCTGGATGGGCCGATCACGGCGAATAACCCGATGGGGGTGCATCATGCCTGGGGGCGGACGTACAAGGATGCGTTCCAGCGGTATCAGTCGATGCTGGGCAAGCATCTGCGGTACCAGAACGGCTTCGATTGCCAGGGGCTGTGGGTGGAAGTGGAGGTGGAGAAAGAGAAGAAGCTAGGCTCCAAGCGTGACATCGAGAACCTGGTGCCTGGCGATCCGTTTGCGAGCATTGATCTGTTCGTGACTGAGTGCAAGAACCGGGTGGACACCTTTGCGAAGAAGCAGACCGAGCAGTCGATCCGGCTAGGCTACTGGATGGATTGGGATCGCGAGGAGGATTGGCAGAAGAAGCCTGACGACCGTCGCAGCTACTTCACGATGGCGGAACGGAACAACTATGCCATCTGGGGGTTTCTGAAGAAGTGCCATGATCGCAAGCTGGTCTATCACAGCTACGATGCGATGCCCTGGTGTCCACGGTGTGGCGTGGGGCTGTCGCAGATGGAGATGGCAGAGGGGTACAAGAACGTTGCACACAATGCGGTGTTTGTGAAGTTTCCACTGCGTGGTAAGCCCGGCGAGAACCTACTCGTCTGGACCACCACTCCGTGGACGCTCTCTTCTAATGTGGGGGCAGCGGTCAATCCCAAGCTCACCTATCTGAAGGTGAAGCACAAGGACGAGATACTCTACATCGCCAAGGGGGCGCTCACAACGGCTCGGCGGGAGGAAGACTTCAAGCGCGGTGAATGGGTGGATGGTGTACCCAAGCTGCGGCCTATCGCACAGCACCTGAAAGAGAAGGGTGGTTACGAAGTCGTCGGCGAGGTGCTGGGCGAGCAGATGCTCGGCTGGCAGTACGATGGTCCGTACGATCATCTGCCTGCTCAGGATCATCCGTTTGGCTACCCCGAAGAAGTGGCCCGGGTGGCAGAGAAATTGAAATGGTGCCCGAAGGTATCGAGCAAGGCTGTCCACAAGGTCATCCCCTGGGAAGATGTAGGCGAGACCGAAGGTACCGGCATCGTGCACATCGCTCCCGGTTGCGGTAAGGAAGACTTCGGGCTCGGGAAGATTCACGGCTTGCCACCCATCGCTCCACTTGGCGAAGATGGCATCTACTTTGAAGGCTTCGGGCCACTCACGGGCAAGGCTGCGTATGAACCCAGCACTGCCGACTGGGTGCTGGAGGATCTGAAGACTCGCAACCTGCTGGTCTCGTTTGAACGCTATCCACACAGCTACCCCCATTGCTGGCGCTGCAAGACGGAGCTGCTGTTCCGCCTCGTCGATGAATGGTTCATCTCGATGAGCTGGCGTAACGAGATCATGGATGTCGTCAACCGTGCCACGTTCCTGCCGGAGCAGATCAACGGCAAAGCCCGCGAGCTGGATTGGCTCAAGAACATGGGCGATTGGATGATCAGCAAGAAACGCTACTGGGGCCTGGCGCTGCCCATCTGGGTGGATGAAGCGACGGGCGAGTTTGAGGTCATCGGCAGCAAGGAAGAGCTCAAGGAACGGGCAGTGGAAGGGTGGAAGGACTTCGAAGGCCATACGCCCCACCGGCCGTGGATCGACAAGATCAAAATCAAGAGCAAGACCACCGGCAACCTGATGTCGCGTATCGGCGATGTTGGTAACCCCTGGCTCGATGCTGGCATCGTGCCGTTCTCGACGATGTACTATGCCGAGAACAAGTCTGAGTGGCAGAAGTGGTTCCCTGCGGATTTCATCACCGAGTGCTTCCCGGGCCAGTTCAAGAACTGGTTCTATGCCCTCTTGGCCATGAGTACGATGCTGGAGAATCAGCCACCGTTCAAGGTGCTGCTGGGGCATGGGCTGGTGCGCGATGAGAAGGGCGAGGAGATGCACAAGTCGGCTGGCAACTCCATTCCTTTCGAAGGTGCTGCTGGCGATGGTTACTCGATTGCTTTCCGTGATCTGAAGCCAAACGAATCGCCTGAGACAGCGATGAAGACGCCATTGCCTTCGTCAGCACTGGGCTGGGAGATTGGTGAAGTGGTTCATCAGGGGAAGAAGACGCAGGCCCTCAAAGCCAAGTATCCGCCGATGGGTGCGGACGTTATGCGCTGGTTGTACTGTCGCACCAACCCGGCCAGCAACATCAACTTCGGCCCCGGCCCTGCTGATGAAGTGCGCAGCAAGGTGGTGATGAAGCTGTGGAACACGTATGCGTTCTTCGTCAACTACGCACGGCTCGATGGGTTTGACCCGTCAACACCTCAGGTACCCATTGCGGAACGAAGCGATCTCGACCGCTGGATTCTCTCGGATTTGCAGCTATTGATCCAGCAGGCCCACAAGGCATTCGAGGAGTACAACCTGCCCGGCTTCGTTCTGGCAGCGGAGCAGTTCATTGATGACAAGCTGAGCAACTGGTATGTGCGTAGAAGCCGTCGTCGCTTCTGGCGAGGCAAGAGTGCGGGGGATATGGATAAGCTCTCCGCGTACCAGACTCTCTATACGGTTCTGGTGACGCTGACGAAGCTGATGGCTCCCATCGTGCCGTTCTTTACGGAGGCGATGTATCAGAATCTGGTTCTGTCTCCCCTCTCCCCTGGAGGGAGAGGGGCCGGGGGTGAGGGGGCTGCAGAGAGTGTACACCACTGCAACTACCCACAGCCTGACAGTACGTTGATGGACGAAACGCTCTCTAAAGAGATGGATGCGCTATTGCGTATTGTGTCTCTCGGTAGCGCAGCCCGTAACACGGCCAAGATCAAGGTACGCCAACCACTGGCGGAACTGAAGGTGCAGCCTGCGGATGAAGCGGATGCATCAGCAGTGAAGCGGTTTGCGGAGCAGATCAAGGAAGAATTGAATGTGAAGAGAGTGAGTTTACACGGTAGTTTTGACAATACAGAAAAGCTGCACCTACCAGAGGGTGAAGGTATCTTGCTTACCATGCGGATTAAGGCAAACCTAAAGTCATTAGGACCCAAAGCTGGAGCAAAACTTCAAGAGGCAAAGATAATAATCGAATCAGGATCGGCTGAGTTGTTTGCTGTGGCCAGTGGTGGCTTGGATAGTCACACTCTGACCATAGACGGACTTCAACTCATTGTCACGAAAGATGACATGAGTCTTACAATGATCGGCGCAGAAGGTTGGGTCGGGGTCGTTGACAAACTCACAATGCTCGCCATCGATACCCGTCTGACCAAGGAGTTGAAGGAAGAAGGCCTGGCCCGTGAAGTGATCCGCCAGGTGCAGGACCTTCGCAAGAAGTCGGACCTGCAGATGGAGGATCGCATTGCATTGGTGTTGCAGTCAGCAGCACCAGAGCTGAACGAAGCCATCGCAACGTTCAAGGATTACATCGCCAGCGAAACGCTGACGAAGGAATGGCCCGCTATGCTGCCTGCTGATGCGTTCACGACGGAGGTGAAAGCTGAGGGGATGGGACTAACGATATCGCTGAAGAAGATGAATTAATTAAATTCCAAGAGCGGCGCAGCGTTAGCTCGCCGGTGTGGACTTGCTGCGATTGCGAGTTGAACCGGCGGACTGACGTCGCGCCGCTTTTGGAATACTCATTTCAAAACACCCGCCAACTCCACTGCCCATTGCGTCAGCCGCGGCTTCACCTTCTGAAACTCACTCGTATTAACCTGCACGGCCACGCAAATCTTGCTCTCCGGCCAGTGCATCATTTCGGTCATGTAGCCAGGGAAGAAGCCGCTGTGGCCGTAGGTTTTGCCGTGCGGAGTGGGTCGCAGAATGACACCCAGGCCATACTGAGCATCTCGGCCTAGCATGGGGGCTTTCACACCTTGGAGCATGATCGGCAACATCGAAGCATCAAACGCTTTCCCTTCGTACATCAACTTGCCCCACATTGCGAGGTCGGCCGTGGTCGAAGCCATCCCGCCGCCGGTCCATTCGAACTGGGGGTTAACGATCATTGAGCCATCGGCGTTCAGCATCAGTTCTTTGCCGCCGAATGGATTCTGTGGGCCAGCGTAGCCTTGGGCCAGGCCGGGGATGGTGAGGCGGTTGGTAGACATCGTTTGTTTCAGGCCAAGTGGTTCGAGCAGTCGAGTCTTGATCAGGTCTTCGATGCTCTTGCCAGTCATTTCTTCAATGATGAGCCCTAGCACGATATAGTTGGTGTCGCTGTAATCCCAGCCTTTGCCCGCTTCAAACTTAGGCTTCTTGCCGAAGACATACTCGAGACGTTCGGCAGGTTTCCACTCTTTCGTTGGTGACTTCGTTAAGTCAGCAATGAACTTCGGATCTAGTTCATACCGCATGATGCCACTGGTGTGGTTCATCAGCATGCGAACGGTGATGTCGCTGGCATTAGGCAGTTTAGAGTACCATTGCTGATGGCAGAGATAGGTATGCACCTTCTCATCCAGATTCAGCTTCTTCTCATGAATGAGTTGCAAAGCGATGGCTGCAACATAAGTCTTGCCTACGCTGCCTTGAATCTGCAAGGTGTCAGCGGCCATCTTCTTCTTAGCTTCCTTGTCAGCCCAGCCTGCCGTTACACTGATCACTTTGCCATCAGGCATGGCTACTGCTGCCGAAACTCCGGGGATGCTGCTTTGCTTGAACAGCGCATCGAGCTTGGCCTGTAGCTTCTGCTCGATTCGTTCAGCCTGGGCAAAGAGCAGGCTCGGAACAAGCAGGAAAACAACCATCAGTACCAGTCGCGTGTAGTTCAAAAACATGATGCATTATTCCAGGTCGTGGTTGGTCAGAGATTATGCTATATTCCCATGATGACTTAGCATAAGGTTCACGCAAAAATGTGGTGGCCTCTCCTCATCATTCCTGCATTATTTGTTCTGGGTTACTATCGTGACCGTCGTCGGATTGGCGTTGCCAAAGCCCGACGCAGCCTGATCCTGCACTTTGCGTGTCTGGCCGTGCTCTACTGCCTGACGATTATCGCGCTGGTTTTGCTGGAAGATAAACTGCTGTTTCAGCCCATCAGTTTTGAGGAGCTGCACATTGCCACACCTGAGTTGAACTACGAAGAGGTAACTATCCCTTGCCCCACCGGCAACCAGTTGCGTGGCTGGTGGTGCACTCAGGAAGAGGCTGAGTGGACTATACTCTATTGCCACGGTACCGGTGGCAACCTGACGCTGCACACGATGATTGTTCCCATTCTGCAGAAGAGCAGCAAGGTCAATGTGCTGGCCTTCGGTTACCCCGGCTACAGCGGCAGCACCGGCACACCGACGGAAACTGGCTGTTACGATTCTGCTGATGCTGCCTACGACTGGCTGCTCACTGTCAAGAAAATCAAGCCCGAACGATTGATGATCTTCGGGCAATCGCTCGGCGGAGGCGTCGCCTGCAACCTGGCTGTGAAAAAACCTCACGCCGGCTTGATCCTGCTCAGCACCTTCACCACCCTGCCCGACCGTGCCCAGGAGTTTCTACCCATCTTTCCTGTGAAATGGTTCATGAAGAACCAGTTCGACAACCGCAGCAAACTCTCACACTACACCGGCCCACTCCTGATCGCGCACGGCGATAATGACGATGTGGTGCCCTTCCATCATGGTGAAGAGTTGTTCGCCTGCTCCGTCAGCCCACGTAAGGAGTTCTGCCACATTCCCGGCGGCACGCATGTGGTGTTCAATCAGGAGTTCTTCCGAAGGGTGGCGGGGATGATGACGACATTGCCTTAGAAGGCTCGCACCATGGGTGCCATGGTTTCGACGTACCCGTCGTAACCATGTTGGGCCAAGGCATCGAAAGCACGAGTACATGCAAACGATGGCACCCACCAAGCAACTCTACGCATACTTCTTCGCCGGGTGCTCCCAGGGTTCACGGTATGCTCCCTGCAACATGCTCTGAGCCTGCTCGTCACCGACAATCTTTCCGCTGGCAGCATCCCACTTCAGTTCGCGGCCCAGTTTCATGCTCATATTCGCCAGGATGCAGGCCAGCGTGCTCTGGTGGCCTTGTTCAATATCTGCGACAGGCTTCTCGCGAGTTTGAATACACTGCAGAAAGTTCTTCCAGTGGCCTCGATTGCCCAAGGCGACCGGATCAGGGCCTGTCTTTGGATAATGATCCGTATCGCTGACTATTGTGCTAGCTTCTTCGGAAGAGATGCCGCCGGCCATCGACTCGACTTCATAGCGTTCCAGATTCAGCCGCATGGTGCCTTTATCACCAAAGAACGTGGCAGCCCAGGGATACTTCTCGTTTGCCGGCCGTCCCCATGAGCGGTAATCCCAAGTCACCTGTACATCGCCATAATCGAAGATGGCTGATTGCGTATCGGCAATGTTAGCTCGCGATTTTTTCTCCACAAAGATGCCGCCAGTCGATGCTACTCGCTTCGGCTGCTTCAGATCGAGAATGTACCGGGCAGTATCCAGCCAATGCACACACATGTCACCACAGATGCCGTTGCCGTATTCCCAGTAACTTCTCCAGGCACGCGGATGGATTTCAGGATGATACTTCACCAACGGGGCCGGGCCGCTCCAGAAATCAAAATCAAAACCTTCAGGCGGCGGACAATCGGGTGCGGTGGTGCGTGACCGCATATGGTAGTAACAGCACGTTTCAACACGGGTGACTGTGCCCAGCTTGCCTTCGCGAATGAACTCCAGTGCCTGCACGACATGAGGGGTACTTCGCCGCTGCGTTCCCACCTGCACCACGCGGTTCAGCTTGCGGGCCGCTGTCAGCATCGCTTTCCCTTCCGCAATATCCTTGGAAATCGGCTTCTCAACGTAGACATCCGCACCGGCTTCCATTGCTGCAATCGCCAGCAACGGGTGCCAGTGATCGGGCGAGCCGACAATCACAATGTCGTACTTGTCATCAGCCAGGCACTTGCGGAAATCGCCATACTTCCGGGGTTCCTTCTGTCCTTTCTCGACAACCTGCTTCACCGCACCGTCCAGTTGTTTCTGATCCACATCACACAGCGCAGCTACCTGAATCTCCGGGGCCACCTCGAGCATACGTCGGCAATTGACCATGCCGAACCAGCCCGTGCCCAGCACCGCTGCCTTCAGGGGTTTGCCCGATGCCGACAGTCCAAGACGTGTACCGGCACGCAGAGGATTGAAACTGCCCAGGGTAATGGCAGATGCTGCAGATGCTTGAAGAAAGATTCGTCGGTTCATGGCTGTGACTTTCTTGGGAAACTGTTACCGTCTGGAGTATAACGACTTCTCCACCAATTGCGACAACTGAGTATGCCTGATTTTGTGAAACAGTCCGAGGCTCATTCCCAGGAGCTGCTGCAGCATTTCCTGAAGCATCAGGGCATCAATCCAACACAATCGCCGCGTGAACTGCTCTCCCAGATCACTACCAGCTTCGCATGCCTGCCTTACGAAAACCTCTCCAAGATAGTGCGGGACGATCAAACCAGCAATTTCGAAGAAGCCCGCCGGTTGCCAAAGGAGGTGCTGCAGGATTTCTATCAACTGGGTGCGGGCGGCACCTGCTACTCCCTCACCTGGACACTGTTGCAACTGATTCGTGCCCTCGACTACCAAGCGGAACCCATCCTAGCCGATCGCCGATATGGTCCCAATACCCACACTGCACTCATCGTCTGGATCAACGGCATTCGGCATCTGATTGACCCAGGTTATCTTCTTGTTGAACCCATTCCAATT
Coding sequences:
- the ileS gene encoding isoleucine--tRNA ligase, coding for MPFAKVETSINFAAQENEILAFWDKMRAFEKLQELRANGPRWSFLDGPITANNPMGVHHAWGRTYKDAFQRYQSMLGKHLRYQNGFDCQGLWVEVEVEKEKKLGSKRDIENLVPGDPFASIDLFVTECKNRVDTFAKKQTEQSIRLGYWMDWDREEDWQKKPDDRRSYFTMAERNNYAIWGFLKKCHDRKLVYHSYDAMPWCPRCGVGLSQMEMAEGYKNVAHNAVFVKFPLRGKPGENLLVWTTTPWTLSSNVGAAVNPKLTYLKVKHKDEILYIAKGALTTARREEDFKRGEWVDGVPKLRPIAQHLKEKGGYEVVGEVLGEQMLGWQYDGPYDHLPAQDHPFGYPEEVARVAEKLKWCPKVSSKAVHKVIPWEDVGETEGTGIVHIAPGCGKEDFGLGKIHGLPPIAPLGEDGIYFEGFGPLTGKAAYEPSTADWVLEDLKTRNLLVSFERYPHSYPHCWRCKTELLFRLVDEWFISMSWRNEIMDVVNRATFLPEQINGKARELDWLKNMGDWMISKKRYWGLALPIWVDEATGEFEVIGSKEELKERAVEGWKDFEGHTPHRPWIDKIKIKSKTTGNLMSRIGDVGNPWLDAGIVPFSTMYYAENKSEWQKWFPADFITECFPGQFKNWFYALLAMSTMLENQPPFKVLLGHGLVRDEKGEEMHKSAGNSIPFEGAAGDGYSIAFRDLKPNESPETAMKTPLPSSALGWEIGEVVHQGKKTQALKAKYPPMGADVMRWLYCRTNPASNINFGPGPADEVRSKVVMKLWNTYAFFVNYARLDGFDPSTPQVPIAERSDLDRWILSDLQLLIQQAHKAFEEYNLPGFVLAAEQFIDDKLSNWYVRRSRRRFWRGKSAGDMDKLSAYQTLYTVLVTLTKLMAPIVPFFTEAMYQNLVLSPLSPGGRGAGGEGAAESVHHCNYPQPDSTLMDETLSKEMDALLRIVSLGSAARNTAKIKVRQPLAELKVQPADEADASAVKRFAEQIKEELNVKRVSLHGSFDNTEKLHLPEGEGILLTMRIKANLKSLGPKAGAKLQEAKIIIESGSAELFAVASGGLDSHTLTIDGLQLIVTKDDMSLTMIGAEGWVGVVDKLTMLAIDTRLTKELKEEGLAREVIRQVQDLRKKSDLQMEDRIALVLQSAAPELNEAIATFKDYIASETLTKEWPAMLPADAFTTEVKAEGMGLTISLKKMN
- a CDS encoding beta-lactamase family protein, whose translation is MFLNYTRLVLMVVFLLVPSLLFAQAERIEQKLQAKLDALFKQSSIPGVSAAVAMPDGKVISVTAGWADKEAKKKMAADTLQIQGSVGKTYVAAIALQLIHEKKLNLDEKVHTYLCHQQWYSKLPNASDITVRMLMNHTSGIMRYELDPKFIADLTKSPTKEWKPAERLEYVFGKKPKFEAGKGWDYSDTNYIVLGLIIEEMTGKSIEDLIKTRLLEPLGLKQTMSTNRLTIPGLAQGYAGPQNPFGGKELMLNADGSMIVNPQFEWTGGGMASTTADLAMWGKLMYEGKAFDASMLPIMLQGVKAPMLGRDAQYGLGVILRPTPHGKTYGHSGFFPGYMTEMMHWPESKICVAVQVNTSEFQKVKPRLTQWAVELAGVLK
- a CDS encoding alpha/beta hydrolase, whose product is MWWPLLIIPALFVLGYYRDRRRIGVAKARRSLILHFACLAVLYCLTIIALVLLEDKLLFQPISFEELHIATPELNYEEVTIPCPTGNQLRGWWCTQEEAEWTILYCHGTGGNLTLHTMIVPILQKSSKVNVLAFGYPGYSGSTGTPTETGCYDSADAAYDWLLTVKKIKPERLMIFGQSLGGGVACNLAVKKPHAGLILLSTFTTLPDRAQEFLPIFPVKWFMKNQFDNRSKLSHYTGPLLIAHGDNDDVVPFHHGEELFACSVSPRKEFCHIPGGTHVVFNQEFFRRVAGMMTTLP
- a CDS encoding Gfo/Idh/MocA family oxidoreductase — protein: MNRRIFLQASAASAITLGSFNPLRAGTRLGLSASGKPLKAAVLGTGWFGMVNCRRMLEVAPEIQVAALCDVDQKQLDGAVKQVVEKGQKEPRKYGDFRKCLADDKYDIVIVGSPDHWHPLLAIAAMEAGADVYVEKPISKDIAEGKAMLTAARKLNRVVQVGTQRRSTPHVVQALEFIREGKLGTVTRVETCCYYHMRSRTTAPDCPPPEGFDFDFWSGPAPLVKYHPEIHPRAWRSYWEYGNGICGDMCVHWLDTARYILDLKQPKRVASTGGIFVEKKSRANIADTQSAIFDYGDVQVTWDYRSWGRPANEKYPWAATFFGDKGTMRLNLERYEVESMAGGISSEEASTIVSDTDHYPKTGPDPVALGNRGHWKNFLQCIQTREKPVADIEQGHQSTLACILANMSMKLGRELKWDAASGKIVGDEQAQSMLQGAYREPWEHPAKKYA
- a CDS encoding arylamine N-acetyltransferase, whose product is MPDFVKQSEAHSQELLQHFLKHQGINPTQSPRELLSQITTSFACLPYENLSKIVRDDQTSNFEEARRLPKEVLQDFYQLGAGGTCYSLTWTLLQLIRALDYQAEPILADRRYGPNTHTALIVWINGIRHLIDPGYLLVEPIPIPRDVIIHIPTSFNEVELIPDKTHNRMELKTLQHSQSTYRLTYKTDPVDTHQFLAAWDQSFQFDMMKYPVLSKIIDDKQMYLQKNHLLIRTKGESQRQEIEPGKMPETITTIFGIHPSLVVDALNLLHRKEA